The sequence GTCAGGACATTGATGTTGCATATGCTAAATGGCATGCCGCATCTGGTGGTGCAATCATTGCATAGCGAAGATCTGCCTTCCGGTACGCAACTAGAGGTGCGCGCGGACCTTATCACGTCGCCTAGTAATCATTTACAGCTTGAACAGATCGTTAGCCGTGTCAGCCTTGAAAAAGGCGTCAGCGCAGCGCGTTGGGCCGTTCTCAGCGATATAGAAAACTAGAAAGGAGATTGATATGACTCTCGAAAAATGGGGAAAATTCTTCAGAAACCATCTTCCCCTTGCTACCGCAGCGATGTCAGCCAACGTCGTAGCCGAACAGCGATTACCGTATCGTGTAGTCACATTGTGTCGCACGGCCGATGCAATTCAGGTCGAGCAGTTAATTCGGCAGCAGTTGGGGCGCGGTTGTACCGCACAATATTATCCGGGCGTGGCCGTCGGCAAAGGCAATCTGACTAACATTACGGTAGAAATACGCTGTTCGATACATGAGCGTGCTGATGTGGTGCGCCTGGTGACGCGATTGGGTCTGGAAAAATGCGTGCGTAGCGTCATGTGGGAAAGTATTCCGAAGAAGCTAGCTGCCTGAATGCACAGCTTCATCAGTCAAAGTATCGGCTAAAAAGTATTAGCTGGCATCTGACCGCCAGATGCCAGCTAGTGTCGCAGAAGATATGACCAGCCTGAATCTGAAAGGGCAGCAACAGGACGATCCGGCGGGTGCTTTTTTGAGTGCGAGCAAATATAAATCTACGACATCTTCGATATGCACGTTGGACCAGATATTGACGCCCTTTCCGACAAAACGTCCAATGCCGCTTTTGCGTGCTTGCGCCACCAACGGCGGTATTTGAACGCTGTACGGATTTAGTTTTAGACCATTGCCATAAATCATCGTGTTGCACAAGATGACCGAACGCACACCGCGCCCGGCAGCATCAATGATTAGCTTATCGAGCGCGGCGCAGTCAGCTTTTTCGGGCGCAGGTGCATAGGCAGTGTCTTCATCAAAAATTTTCTCAGAGGCCCACTCGCCACGTGCATCGTCCCCAACGACACTTGATCCGCTGGTATGAATAAACACTTTACCCGAACCAGTTAGCGCATTGAGCAAAGTCTCGACTGCTGGCAGATTGTCGGAACTAGCAGCATTGATTACCGCATCTGCACAGGACGCTTCTCGTGTCAGCATCAACTACTGGGATTTTCTCAATATGATGCGGGCAATATCTGGCCGCTAGCTTTGCATGGGCTGGGAATTGTTTGTTTAGCTGACTTTATGACGCGGGGTGATATTGTTGCAGGACGGTTGAAGTCACTGTTAACCGATGCTTACAATGGTGATGATCAAAAAATTCATGCTGTCTATTATCGGAATACGCAGTTGTCACGCCGGATTAGTTGTTTTTTAGAATTTTTGCAGCAAAAGTTATAAACGTCGCGTTAGCGGATGCTTGGGGATGATTGCATTGCGGCGATCCGACGAAGCTCCCAACTCGCCGTTCGATATCGGGTGAGATGGAGAGTCAGCAAATGTTTTGGGATGACCCACAATGGTCTGAAAAAAATGACCGTAGCTAAACCATGCTGCATTTTCATAGCGCATTAATTCTTTGCTCAATAAGTAACGGTTACCGCCACCGTGTCGGTGTAAGTGCTGGCTGGCTTGCTCTGGCCCGGAGGTATGCGACCATACACAGTGTAATGGTGCGTTGTTGGTGTTAATAGGATGAGGTAACTATCGGTCACGGTTTGGGTTCCGGCGCTGCCATCTCCCCAGACGATCAAACGGGTAGGATCGCTATACAAATTATAGTTGAGGAAGTTCGTCCCGGAAATCAGTGTTCGATTGATATAGGTTCCGCTGCCAGTGCTGAGACCTATGGTGTAACTACCAATACCAGCCGCTACTTGAGCGGTGCATGTAATGGCGACATCACCGATACCATCGTTGTTGGTCGCGAGAGTTGCGAAATAATTGGAGAATGATGTCGCCGTAGCCGCCACGGTGCAGGTGGAAAGCAGCGCGTTGGCGCTTAAAGGGAGGACTAATAGGCTAATCGAAATAGTCGATTTTAAGTTGTTTTTCATTTGGCCTCCTGATGGCACGTAAATGGACCGAGCCTCGGCAACATCTGTGGGTGGCTTGTCGCTGCAATTTGAATGCTACAACGGGGTTGTGCATCGTCGTTAAGTACAACGATGGTGGCCGGATAGATTATCTGCGGTATAAAGAGTTCCCCGTGTAATGCTATTTCTTGTTCTGCCTGATCGCCATTTACCCGAACCCGCGTACCGTTCGGAAATGGCGTGCCAGTTTCATCCACGAGAATCACAGTTGCGCTCTGACTCAGACGTGCGGTGAATTTCAGCAGACTACCTGAGCGTGGGCCCGGAACGACCGATTTTTGTTCCAATTCTAGGGTCATCGATAACGGCAGACCCGCGTCATCCAGATACACATTATTTTTCTCATACGGAATCAGGCGCGGTACGAAGCCGACACCGTTTTTGTCAGTCTGGCCCACCTTGACATTATTGGCATAGATATCGATCGGCTGAGTGACCGGCACCTCAATTATCGCGAAACTTTGATCCAGCCAACGCGATGCGCGCACATGTCCACCCATCAGCGCAATGCCACCACGCGCCTCCAGTTGCAGATTGCTTTGACCATTTATGCGATTGGCACTCGCGTTATATTCGCCTGTGGTTCCGACGTAATTAACGCCGATATCCTGGCCACCGCTTACGAATACCGACTCACGTGCGCGATAACCCCAACCGCCTTCTGCAGGTGCAGCTTGCTGGTATTCGGCGCTCAGGAACTTACTACCCTTTTGTCCGCTTGCTGTCATTTGAAACGTGTTCTGGTGCGACAGTGGAATGACCCAAACGACATTAACTGATATTGGACGATCATCAGTCAATGACTTTAGCAATCCAACGCTGACATTACCGCTTCTATGCAAATTGTAATTTGCACCGACATTGATAGCGCGTACGTTGTCCTGGCCGCGATTGATTTGGCTGACGTAGCCGAAAGCAACGTTGGTATTGGCCGTTATAGAGACATTGGCCTGGGCTTGGAATTGTTCCGCAGGCGGAAGCGTGTCATGGTCCAGGCCAAGTTGCCAAAAGCGCGAACCGGCAAGCTGCGAGCGCAATGTAAATGCATACCTGTCGCCTTGCCGGTCGAACTGAAGGTATTGCGAAGTGTCGCGCCCACGTTCGGAGCTGCTGGCGGCAAGGCCAGCACTGAGCAGGCCAATATTGCCAAGCGCGGCAGCCGCACCGAAGCCAAACGATTGACGTCCGCGCATGATTTCTCCGTGGCCTTCTACGGTAGTAACATTACTGATGCCATAACGTAAGGTGCCAGAACTAAAACTCTCCGTAGTAACTATTCCGACTCCCAAAATTGTTGCGCATCGCGCCGATTTCGTAAGACTCGTCCTTGCTTCCCTGTTTCAGCAATTGCGTGCTGGTGATATAACTTTGGGTGTAAACCTGCTGGCGTCCGAGTACATCATGAACCACCATTTGCACGTTGCCCTGACCCGCAGATACTGGCACATTGTTGATCGCGAACGGCCCGGTGTCGACCGGCTGCTGAAGTCTCAAAATATTATTAACGTAGATATCAACAACTGACGGCACTGCTGCGGTACCGTTGAATGTCGGAAGCGGGATTGCCTGAAAACCAGGAGTGGTAGAAAATTTTGTATGCCATTGCACTCCGCCGAAATACACCTGGCGCGAAAAAGAGCTGGTTCCCGTAATGCTATCGCCGACGACCAATGTTGCCTGCTGCGTTGGAAAATCACGTGTGTACTGGCTATCAAGGCGGAAGACCGAACTTTTCTGGATCAGATCTAGACCCACGAAGCGGCTGGTAAAGGTGCCTCCGCCAGAAAAAATACCAAGTTCGGCTACGCCAGAAAGATTATTTTGATTTATCCCGCGTGTGTAATTGACATCGTAGTTTAAAAAAGCGCCAGTTGTTGACGGCTGTTCGACTAACGGTGACTGATCGCCAAAATTGAATTGGGCACCGACGAAGGCGGCCGGTGGCGCAAGGATGTTCAAGGTTTGGGTTGCCTCCTCGATCTCGATCTGTACACCCGGTATGGCGTCCAGCGATATGTAGCTGACTTGATTGCGCTTGATTGGCACAACGTCATGTAAGCGCAATCGTGCATTGGTCAATACCTCCAAAGGTATTAGAATTTGATTTGTCGCGGTACGCACGATAAGTGTTGCATCTGCAACTTTTTGGTTGTTGACGACGACATCGAGCAACAAGTCCTGCTCCGCCTTTTGGCCTGACACTTGTACGGGTTTCAATTCTGCCGCTGATTGTTGCTGTGCGAGCTGTGAGACTTGTTGTGGTGTCGCCAAAGCCGGTCCCTGACAGGCGATAAGGCTAGCGAGAAGGTACTTTATCTTCCAACGTGAGATTTTCTTCAGACTCTCCCTTGTCCGTTTGTATCCGTACACGAACCTTTCCGGCATGAATTTTTCCGTTTCCCAGCGACCACCCTTTGTGTTGCCCAGATAAAACATATGCAGGCGTTCCAATATCAAGAACGTTACTGCTATCGATGTTATTTAACTGCAGGCGAACAATTTTTTGATGAAAGTTACCTTTATTGATCGCCGTTAACATGACACCGGTGGGTCCCTGCGTTAATTGCCAGGACATTTTTTCTTGTTTTATTGGTGGTGCGATAAAAATGGGAATACTGACCTTTAGCAAAGTCTTTAATCCAGGTGGTTGTGGACCACTTGGCGGTACTTGTTCGATCAATAGCCGGTATGTTTTTTCAGATGTTGCGTTAGCAGGGTCACGTTCGCCGAACCGCAAAAATTGTGTTTGCCCTGGAGCAATTGTAAATATAGGCGGATTTAACAGCAGCGCGTCGGTCGCCTTCAATACTTCGACCCTACCATCGGTACTCCAGTCGATTGCGCCGACTTGTATACGCACCGGGTCATCTCCGGTGTTTCTGATGCGCAACACACCTGATGGGTGCTCTGTAGTCAACTCGAATCCGACCGGGTTGACGTTAAACGACGCGCTCATGGCAATCTGGGGCAAGGCGGCAAAAATGACAGCACACCCAAGGGTAAGTGCCCCAACTGATTGCCTACTATTGAGTCCTTTTTTTAGCGCTATACGTGGTGTCATTTAAAAGGTTACCGTTGCCACAACTGAATCGGTATACACCGCCGCTTTTGTGGACGTCTGACCGAATGGAACACGTGCGTAAATTGTACTAATCGTCGGCACAGCGGTAGCCACGACTGCTGTTGGTGCAGTAGCAGCGGTATTGCCCCAGGTTACCGTACGTCCAGTGTCGGAAAATAGGGAATAGTTAAGGAACGACGGTGTGCCGCCACCGCTGGTCAGACGCCGCAATGGTATAGCGTCTGTGGAACCCGTATTTGAATTGGCGCCTTGCCCAAGGGTAATAACCGGCGTGGCACCGACCGTGCAGTTCGTGGTGACAATGGCTGTTACGTCCTGATTGGTGGTGGCATTGGTCACAATCGGGTCATAGGTCGTCGTGAAACCAACTGCCACGATGCTGCAACTGTTAGTGATTGTTACCGTATTGAGCATAGTGGAGGTTGCCGTTGCGGCTTGGGCGTTTGCATACCCAATGGACAATATGGCAATAAGAGTTGCACTAGGGATAGATTTTTTTATCATGACGTTAACTAGCTCGCATTTCAACGGTTTATTTCGATCGGTTTCTACTAGGTAGATACAGTCATGTTTTCGAAGTTAGCTATGTCCCAATGACTCCTTGAAATGTGCTGATGTGGAAATTATAGTTTCTTGTGTTTAATTTTTCAAGGTGAGTGCATCAAAGCAATGTTAACGATCGTTAACTAGTGGTGTATTTGCGACAATTCGCGCAATTCCCAGTCGCCTGCAATGAGATAAAAAATGAAGAAAAAATGGCGTTGAACTGCGATCATATTTATGCGTCAGATTACTTCTTTATATTCATAGAAGGCGGCCATGAAATCCTTCGCTAATTTGATAACCCTAGCTGCACTGAGTGTGGCCTTGGGCGGCTGCGTAGCAGTTCCTTACGCAGATGGGTATAGGCATGATGACGGGTATCGGCATGATCATGAAGGGGGTCGAGATGATCGTCATTATTAAGCTTTGAAGCAAGGAAAAAAATTATTGTTTGCGCGTCAAATCGCGTTGGCGAATAGCGCTCCTGAATTATCGGGAAATAATAGGAATTTTTACTTTTATAATTTATTTTTTTAGAAAATTAAACCTGTCTTCGGGATCTAAATTAATAGCTTTTTACATCTGATTTATTGCCCACTTTTTGAGCTTATTGCGCGCTTATTGTCAGATTTAGCGGCAGGTCTGGATAGATAAAAAGACTGATGCGCGTTGGACTATTTTTGGCGTATTTAACACGTTGGCGTGCCTACGCAATCGATTATAGATATCGATCAATAACTTTTAGCAAAATTGTCCCATCATTAACGTCAGCAGCGCTGCGGCGACGGCAGCGAATAAGCGGTTTCAGGTTGGAGCGAAACGTGCTGTCAGCTAAGAGGCGCAGTCGGATATCTTGCTTTTACATCATCTTAGTGTATGTATCGGGCAGACAATAGCGGTAACTACCTGATTTTGAGAGGGATTTCGGCGGTTGGTATTTCTTGTGGGATGTATTCCGCTGTACAATTATGCAAGTATCCAACTACACTAAACAGTATGAAAAATATACCAATTCGTAAAAGTGCCCCTGCCAGCGCTGAAAAAAATAAAATGATCGCCAAGCCGCTGGCAATATCCAAGCCTAAGGCGGTTACCAAGCCGAAGGCAGTGGCAAAACCGAAGACTGTTGCAAAACCCAAGGCAGTCACCAAGCTGAAGGCAGCTGTCTCCGTTTTAACCAAAGCTGGTGTGCCAGAAAAGCCCAATATGATAGAGGGCATACGTGACGCCGTTTCTCGCCTCAAGCGCGAACGCATCATCGCGGTGGCCGCAGAAATGTTCTACAACAACGGCTTCAACAATACAACGTTGGAAGCGGTGGCAGAGAAGATGAGTGTCACCAAGCCCTTTATTTATTCCCATTTCAAATCCAAGAACGACTTGCTGGCAGAAATATGCTCTCTTGGTATCCGCGCGTCTTTGGATGTGTTGAATCAGGTAGTCGCATCGGAAGGGTCAAACACCGAAAAAGTGAGAGCGATGGTGCGTGATTTTATGCTCGCCGTACTCGAAAATCAGGAGCACATTGCGATCTACACGCGTGAGCAAAAGCATTTGTCCAAGGAGGACTCCGATGCGATTGAAAACATGCGTCGCGAATTTGATCTCAAGCTGTGCAAACTATTAACCGACGGGGTCACCGCTGGGGAATTCAAGGTCGATGACATCAAGATGGCATCGCTCGCTGTTGGTGGCATTGTGAGTTGGTCGTACGCCTGGTATCGTCCCCATGGACGTTTAACGGGGGCTGAAACGGCCGAACGTATGGCGGATCTGGTTCTTGCTATGATCCAGGTTAAATGATGCCAGTGTAACCAACTGACGATGCACATTGAACGGGTCTGCCGTTCGATGTTGTCATAACGAGACTGCTTTGGCTGCCTTTTAGTCGCCTGCCAAATGCCGTTATGGGTGCTGAGCCCAACCCGGTAATTCCTACACGGTAACCGCGCCTATTTGTCTATCAGGCTGCTGGATTGCGGCTGTCAATAGTTTGGCGTCGCAGGCTGGCATAGATAACATTCGCGGGTCTCGTTGGTGTGGTCAACTATATTTCGCCTTATCTCTTGCCTTAAATCTCGCCTTAATCGATTCATTCTTTTATTTATCCATCCTTCTAAATTTCGCGTTGATCCTATCTATCCTTATCGATTAATCGATTGCAATTCGCTCTAGACACCCTTTCTGCGTTTTCTCACAATGCCTGCATTTACGGTATCAGTTCGCGGTGTTTTTCTCGCGTGGTTTCAATCAAATTCATTAGCGGGCATCTCACCTTAGTAAATAGGAATGAAATATTTATACTTATTGGTATAATAAAATACTAATAAAATATTTAAATATACTATTTAGTAGTGTATTATTCTTTTTCGGATAATGTGACGTAGCACGCGCTTCCGCTTAGCGTTTTAAGCGTCGTATGTCGAATACATCGTCGGCAATTCATTGCTCCCAGAGAATTCATAGAATGTGCTGAGAACGAATAGATAAAAAACACCCAGACTAAAAACGATCCAGCTTATACCGTTGTCGGTGCAATCAAATCACGATCTGGTAAAGAAAGCGCAGATGTAGCGATTCGACATATTTTTTAAAATTCAATAATTATTTCAATAATTATGTAAGTAATTAATAATTATGTTGTGAAATGCCAAGTATCATTCGCCGATTATTTTTGTATTGTGATGTATAACGAGTGTAAGTTGCTAACGCGCAATGGCCTAATTTGTTTAGCACGAAAGCTATATGCGCTTAGTAGCGATTCAACCAACAGAAGGAAACGTCACATGTTTTTATTGGAGTGGTTCGAATGAATCCTCATTTGGTGCTTGTTGAAAATGCACTTCAGGTGCTGCTTACCGGTATCGTCGTCGGCGGCGTCTATGGTTTGATGTGTGTCGGACTTGGACTTATTTTCAGCATGATGCGGGTGATTAATTTTGCTCAGGGTGAGTTCCTCATGCTGGGCATGTATGTCGCCCTGTTTATATTTCACCAGATTGGTAACGCGTTTGGATCTGCGCTGGGACCGTATGCCGGCCCCGTGATCAGCGCGCTGATAGCGGGCGTGGTGGTATATGTTTTTGCCATCATTCTTCACCCATTAATACTGGGTCGAGTTTCAGGAACGCGGGTGGCGGGTGTGGACGGAGATGGCCATTATCCACAACTGACTATCACATTGGGCCTGTCACTTGTGCTGTCAAACGGTGCGCTCATCCTGTTCGGGTCCGAGCCACGCACAATCCAGACGGCACTATCTTCCACTGCTTGGGAGATCGGTCCATTGATCGGTCCCGACGTTTCGATATTTTTGAATAAGGCGCGTGCGGTCTCATTTGTGGTGGTGTTGTGCGTCGTGGCAGCGGTTGCCTTGCTGATTACGCGTACGCGCGTCGGTAAGACTTTACGCGCCGCAGCCGATAATGCAGAAGCCGCAATTTATATGGGTATTGATGTGGGACGATCGCACCGGTTTGCATTTGGTTTGGGGGCGGCGATTACCGCCATCGCAGGCGGTTTGCTGGCCAGCTCCTACCCGTTTCAGCCGTACGTTGGTGTTGAGTTCGTGGTCATCATGTTTGCGGGCGTAGTGCTCGGTGGTATTGGCAGCATTACTGGCGCCTTTTGGGGCGGAATGACAATCGGTCTGGTTCAACAGCTGTCTACATTGGTGTTGCCGGTGCAGCTGCAAAATGCGGCGATCTTTGCGGTATTCCTGCTCATCATTATCATGCGGCCCCAAGGCCTTTTTGGAAGGACTGTTGACCGTGCCTAATACTGTGCTTACCTCTGTACTTAATCCTGTATTCAATGCAATACCCAAGTTTCTTCAGCCCGCCAAAGGCGGCGCAGTCAAATTGATCGTGTTGTTGGCAGTGCTATATCTTGGGCTCACGATGCTGGTAAGCGATCCTTACTATGGCCAGATATTGACGCTGACGCCCATATGGGCAACGTTGGCGGTGTCATGGAATCTTTTCAGCGGTTATTCAGGATTGATGTCGTTTGGGCATGCCGCATTCTTTGGCCTGGGCGCCTATACGGTGGTTCTGCTCGAAGTGAAATTCGGGATATCGCCATGGATCGGCATTCCCATCGCCGCCTTTGTCGGTGGTTTGTCCGGTGCATTGATCGGCGCCTCAACTTTTCGTCTGCGGGGTCATTACTTCGCATTGGCTATGTTGGCTTATCCGCTCGGAATACTATATGTTTTCGAGTGGCTAGGTTTGCAAGAGGTGACTTTTCCAAGGCATCTCAATTCGCCGATTCTGCACATGCAGTTCGCAGATGTGCGTTTCTACGCCGTCCTGGCTGTCATCCTATTGCTGATTGCGATAGGCATTAATCTGCGAGTTGCGCGCTCACGTTTTGGATTGTCGCTACTTGCGATCAAGCAAAATGAGCTCGCCGCAGAAGCGGCCGGGATTGATCCATTTAGCTGGAAGTTGCGCGCGATTGTGCTATCGGGCGCGATTGCTGGCGCTGCTGGCGGTCTGTATGCAGTCGTCATGCTGATCGTCACGCCGAACGCCGTATTTGGCATGTTGA is a genomic window of Glaciimonas sp. CA11.2 containing:
- a CDS encoding NAD-dependent epimerase/dehydratase family protein; the encoded protein is MLTREASCADAVINAASSDNLPAVETLLNALTGSGKVFIHTSGSSVVGDDARGEWASEKIFDEDTAYAPAPEKADCAALDKLIIDAAGRGVRSVILCNTMIYGNGLKLNPYSVQIPPLVAQARKSGIGRFVGKGVNIWSNVHIEDVVDLYLLALKKAPAGSSCCCPFRFRLVISSATLAGIWRSDAS
- a CDS encoding spore coat U domain-containing protein — its product is MKNNLKSTISISLLVLPLSANALLSTCTVAATATSFSNYFATLATNNDGIGDVAITCTAQVAAGIGSYTIGLSTGSGTYINRTLISGTNFLNYNLYSDPTRLIVWGDGSAGTQTVTDSYLILLTPTTHHYTVYGRIPPGQSKPASTYTDTVAVTVTY
- a CDS encoding fimbria/pilus outer membrane usher protein, which produces MGVGIVTTESFSSGTLRYGISNVTTVEGHGEIMRGRQSFGFGAAAALGNIGLLSAGLAASSSERGRDTSQYLQFDRQGDRYAFTLRSQLAGSRFWQLGLDHDTLPPAEQFQAQANVSITANTNVAFGYVSQINRGQDNVRAINVGANYNLHRSGNVSVGLLKSLTDDRPISVNVVWVIPLSHQNTFQMTASGQKGSKFLSAEYQQAAPAEGGWGYRARESVFVSGGQDIGVNYVGTTGEYNASANRINGQSNLQLEARGGIALMGGHVRASRWLDQSFAIIEVPVTQPIDIYANNVKVGQTDKNGVGFVPRLIPYEKNNVYLDDAGLPLSMTLELEQKSVVPGPRSGSLLKFTARLSQSATVILVDETGTPFPNGTRVRVNGDQAEQEIALHGELFIPQIIYPATIVVLNDDAQPRCSIQIAATSHPQMLPRLGPFTCHQEAK
- a CDS encoding fimbria/pilus outer membrane usher protein, with the protein product MATPQQVSQLAQQQSAAELKPVQVSGQKAEQDLLLDVVVNNQKVADATLIVRTATNQILIPLEVLTNARLRLHDVVPIKRNQVSYISLDAIPGVQIEIEEATQTLNILAPPAAFVGAQFNFGDQSPLVEQPSTTGAFLNYDVNYTRGINQNNLSGVAELGIFSGGGTFTSRFVGLDLIQKSSVFRLDSQYTRDFPTQQATLVVGDSITGTSSFSRQVYFGGVQWHTKFSTTPGFQAIPLPTFNGTAAVPSVVDIYVNNILRLQQPVDTGPFAINNVPVSAGQGNVQMVVHDVLGRQQVYTQSYITSTQLLKQGSKDESYEIGAMRNNFGSRNSYYGEF
- a CDS encoding molecular chaperone → MSASFNVNPVGFELTTEHPSGVLRIRNTGDDPVRIQVGAIDWSTDGRVEVLKATDALLLNPPIFTIAPGQTQFLRFGERDPANATSEKTYRLLIEQVPPSGPQPPGLKTLLKVSIPIFIAPPIKQEKMSWQLTQGPTGVMLTAINKGNFHQKIVRLQLNNIDSSNVLDIGTPAYVLSGQHKGWSLGNGKIHAGKVRVRIQTDKGESEENLTLEDKVPSR
- a CDS encoding spore coat protein U domain-containing protein, with protein sequence MIKKSIPSATLIAILSIGYANAQAATATSTMLNTVTITNSCSIVAVGFTTTYDPIVTNATTNQDVTAIVTTNCTVGATPVITLGQGANSNTGSTDAIPLRRLTSGGGTPSFLNYSLFSDTGRTVTWGNTAATAPTAVVATAVPTISTIYARVPFGQTSTKAAVYTDSVVATVTF
- a CDS encoding TetR/AcrR family transcriptional regulator produces the protein MIAKPLAISKPKAVTKPKAVAKPKTVAKPKAVTKLKAAVSVLTKAGVPEKPNMIEGIRDAVSRLKRERIIAVAAEMFYNNGFNNTTLEAVAEKMSVTKPFIYSHFKSKNDLLAEICSLGIRASLDVLNQVVASEGSNTEKVRAMVRDFMLAVLENQEHIAIYTREQKHLSKEDSDAIENMRREFDLKLCKLLTDGVTAGEFKVDDIKMASLAVGGIVSWSYAWYRPHGRLTGAETAERMADLVLAMIQVK
- a CDS encoding branched-chain amino acid ABC transporter permease — its product is MNPHLVLVENALQVLLTGIVVGGVYGLMCVGLGLIFSMMRVINFAQGEFLMLGMYVALFIFHQIGNAFGSALGPYAGPVISALIAGVVVYVFAIILHPLILGRVSGTRVAGVDGDGHYPQLTITLGLSLVLSNGALILFGSEPRTIQTALSSTAWEIGPLIGPDVSIFLNKARAVSFVVVLCVVAAVALLITRTRVGKTLRAAADNAEAAIYMGIDVGRSHRFAFGLGAAITAIAGGLLASSYPFQPYVGVEFVVIMFAGVVLGGIGSITGAFWGGMTIGLVQQLSTLVLPVQLQNAAIFAVFLLIIIMRPQGLFGRTVDRA